Proteins encoded within one genomic window of Methanobrevibacter thaueri:
- a CDS encoding class I SAM-dependent methyltransferase produces the protein MIKLCYDVEKYRSDILDLVKPTDTIIELGCHVGGTTKLLPQTCNITAIDNSPEAQEKMDELEHVKFINADVRLHDTLSEVFKSIQSCDMLLIDLGGGYHPDTVFKVFYIWSSTFKPTHTVIRNRGLLEFFNSAEGSGEEYTSQSGYLESYHDAGIPPQIKEFDLWTSSLKK, from the coding sequence ATGATTAAATTATGCTATGATGTTGAAAAATACCGCAGCGACATCTTGGATTTGGTGAAACCCACCGACACAATAATCGAGCTGGGATGTCATGTTGGCGGAACCACCAAATTGCTTCCGCAGACATGTAATATCACAGCCATTGACAATTCCCCAGAAGCCCAGGAGAAAATGGATGAATTGGAGCATGTTAAATTTATCAATGCCGATGTGAGACTGCACGATACATTGTCAGAGGTTTTCAAATCAATACAATCATGTGACATGCTTTTGATTGACTTAGGTGGAGGCTATCATCCAGACACTGTTTTTAAGGTTTTTTATATCTGGTCAAGCACATTCAAGCCAACACATACAGTAATCAGAAACCGTGGCCTTCTTGAGTTTTTCAACTCAGCAGAGGGAAGCGGTGAGGAATACACTTCACAAAGCGGATATCTGGAATCATATCATGATGCAGGCATACCTCCACAAATTAAAGAGTTTGACCTGTGGACATCATCACTCAAGAAGTGA
- a CDS encoding 2-amino-3,7-dideoxy-D-threo-hept-6-ulosonate synthase: protein MIGKKIRLERIINRNTKRTVIAPMDHGVSSGPIPGIIDMDETVESISQGGADAILMHKGIVQQGHRGYGKDIGLIVHLSASTSLAPDPNDKVTVTSVEKAIQLGADAVSIHVNLGSETESQMLQELGEIAETCDYWGMPLLAMMYPRGQKVENEHDVEFVKHAARVGSELGVDIVKTNYTGDPDSFKEVVEGAIVPVVIAGGPKIDTDEELLQMVKDSLEVGGAGVAFGRNLFQAENPGKITRAISEIVHHDAEVDEALKFLE, encoded by the coding sequence ATGATAGGTAAAAAAATTCGTTTAGAAAGAATCATTAACAGAAATACTAAAAGAACAGTAATTGCGCCTATGGATCATGGTGTGTCAAGCGGTCCTATTCCAGGAATCATTGACATGGATGAAACCGTCGAAAGCATCTCCCAAGGAGGAGCCGATGCAATTCTAATGCACAAAGGAATCGTTCAACAAGGACACCGTGGTTATGGAAAAGACATAGGGCTTATTGTTCACTTGTCAGCAAGTACATCCCTTGCACCAGACCCAAATGACAAGGTAACTGTAACAAGCGTTGAAAAGGCAATCCAACTCGGTGCCGATGCTGTTTCAATTCACGTAAACCTCGGTTCAGAGACTGAAAGCCAAATGCTTCAGGAATTAGGTGAAATCGCTGAAACCTGTGACTACTGGGGAATGCCTCTTCTTGCAATGATGTACCCAAGAGGCCAAAAAGTCGAAAACGAACACGATGTCGAATTCGTTAAACACGCAGCACGTGTAGGTTCTGAACTCGGTGTTGACATCGTTAAGACCAACTACACAGGAGACCCTGACTCATTCAAGGAAGTGGTTGAAGGAGCAATAGTGCCTGTTGTCATTGCAGGCGGCCCTAAAATCGATACCGATGAGGAATTATTGCAAATGGTTAAGGACTCCCTTGAAGTTGGCGGTGCAGGTGTAGCATTCGGACGTAACTTGTTCCAAGCTGAAAACCCTGGAAAAATCACCCGTGCAATTTCAGAGATTGTCCACCATGATGCAGAAGTGGACGAAGCATTAAAATTCTTAGAATAG
- the thpR gene encoding RNA 2',3'-cyclic phosphodiesterase: MLKLTQVRAFLAIDLDDDLKPKINKVIKEFKQIDTRIKYVELTNLHLTLKFFGDIDTNGLEVLEKAIANVLDDFRPFKINIKGCGAFPNSNHIKVIWVGIEDDAILKDMHDRLDEEFKRLGFDKDRKFSTHLTIGRMKSAKNKDKVKKVIEEFKDIEIGEMEVDSIRLKKSTLTPQGPIYEDLTIFEL, from the coding sequence GTGTTGAAATTGACACAGGTTAGAGCATTTTTGGCAATTGATTTGGATGATGACTTAAAACCGAAAATCAACAAGGTAATCAAGGAATTCAAGCAGATTGACACCAGAATAAAGTATGTGGAATTGACCAATCTTCACTTGACATTAAAGTTCTTTGGTGATATAGACACAAATGGTTTGGAAGTTCTTGAAAAGGCAATTGCAAATGTTCTAGATGACTTCAGACCATTCAAGATTAACATTAAAGGTTGCGGAGCATTTCCGAACAGCAATCATATAAAAGTGATTTGGGTTGGAATAGAGGATGATGCAATCCTGAAGGACATGCATGACAGGCTTGATGAGGAGTTCAAAAGACTCGGATTTGACAAGGACAGGAAATTCTCAACCCATTTGACAATCGGAAGAATGAAATCCGCAAAGAATAAGGATAAAGTTAAAAAAGTTATTGAAGAATTTAAGGATATTGAAATTGGGGAAATGGAAGTGGACAGCATTCGTCTCAAGAAATCCACACTTACTCCTCAAGGACCGATATATGAGGATTTAACAATATTTGAATTGTGA
- a CDS encoding 3-dehydroquinate synthase II: MQNKFAWISTPDELWDNKKEMITTALESGIDHVLDLDDCENIRKLGNVKIISNSEDADIFLVGINGEGDGFLELSEDFTDSVDIANARKAKSEGKTVCAYVIITDKAHEQLAVKLGSIADYVILVGTDWTIIPLENIIADLQKEDVNIIAAVRDVDGARVALETLEHGTDGVIFEANDFNNIKKIAQEVIEASQSKYELKIATVTNVKPLGSGDRVCVDTTDMMKPGEGMLIGSYSKSMFLVHSESLESEYVASRPFRVNAGPVQAYVMVPGNKTRYLSELVAGDEVLIVNTKGESRTAYVGRSKIERRPLILIEAEYEGQTIRTLLQNAETIRIVDENDEPLSVADVKAGDKVKVYIESSARHFGIAIDETIIEQ; encoded by the coding sequence ATGCAAAACAAATTCGCTTGGATAAGCACTCCTGATGAATTATGGGATAACAAGAAAGAAATGATTACCACAGCACTGGAATCAGGAATTGACCATGTTCTCGACTTGGACGATTGTGAAAACATCAGAAAATTGGGCAATGTCAAAATAATTTCAAACAGTGAAGATGCAGACATATTTCTGGTTGGAATCAACGGTGAAGGAGATGGCTTTCTTGAATTGAGCGAGGATTTCACAGACTCAGTGGACATCGCCAACGCAAGAAAAGCGAAAAGCGAAGGAAAAACAGTATGTGCATATGTTATAATCACTGATAAGGCCCATGAACAATTGGCAGTGAAGTTGGGTTCGATTGCGGATTATGTGATTCTTGTCGGAACAGACTGGACAATCATCCCACTTGAAAACATTATTGCAGACCTGCAGAAAGAGGATGTAAATATCATAGCTGCTGTGCGTGACGTTGACGGTGCACGCGTCGCATTGGAGACATTGGAACATGGAACTGACGGCGTTATCTTTGAGGCAAATGACTTCAACAACATCAAAAAGATTGCACAGGAAGTCATAGAGGCATCACAAAGCAAATACGAATTGAAAATCGCAACCGTTACCAATGTTAAACCATTGGGATCAGGCGACAGGGTATGTGTCGACACAACAGACATGATGAAGCCCGGTGAAGGAATGCTGATCGGTTCATATTCAAAATCCATGTTTTTGGTACATTCAGAATCGCTTGAAAGCGAATATGTCGCATCACGTCCGTTCAGAGTAAATGCAGGACCTGTTCAGGCTTATGTCATGGTTCCGGGCAATAAAACAAGATACCTATCAGAATTGGTCGCTGGAGACGAGGTGTTGATTGTCAATACTAAAGGTGAAAGCAGAACAGCATATGTCGGAAGAAGCAAGATTGAAAGACGTCCTCTGATATTGATTGAGGCTGAATATGAGGGACAGACCATTCGCACATTGCTTCAAAATGCCGAAACAATCCGTATAGTGGATGAGAATGACGAACCATTGTCAGTGGCTGACGTGAAGGCAGGGGATAAGGTGAAAGTATACATCGAATCAAGCGCACGTCACTTCGGAATAGCCATTGATGAAACAATCATAGAGCAATAG